In one Methanosarcinales archaeon genomic region, the following are encoded:
- a CDS encoding DUF531 family protein, producing MLTLGLVNTYDKIKLLDAHYRSIARAAPIAYSFGFALALFDFPFKMDAEELCSFVADKTTIGRSGLYLKEMLEQNRFFVFDLPKKGFQPQFGIPVVTTSNPDPKKSVTPAALAKDITKGRSYLLLLGLGHKGLPKDL from the coding sequence ATGCTGACATTGGGACTGGTGAACACTTACGATAAGATCAAGCTACTGGATGCCCATTACCGCTCCATTGCAAGGGCAGCGCCTATTGCATACAGTTTCGGGTTCGCACTGGCACTGTTCGATTTCCCATTCAAGATGGATGCAGAGGAACTGTGCAGTTTCGTGGCAGATAAGACCACCATAGGAAGATCAGGGCTATACCTGAAGGAGATGCTTGAACAAAACCGCTTCTTTGTGTTCGATCTCCCAAAAAAGGGATTCCAGCCCCAGTTCGGGATACCTGTAGTTACCACTTCCAATCCCGACCCGAAGAAATCTGTTACGCCAGCGGCTTTAGCAAAGGATATAACAAAAGGCAGGTCGTACCTTCTGCTGTTGGGATTGGGACATAAGGGACTGCCAAAGGACTTA
- a CDS encoding GNAT family N-acetyltransferase, protein MTISIRSASVDDIPSIKRILSQYILETELVDENIDQFIVADDGRKIVGCGYLDTSQQIIELRSLAVLPGWKNKGIGRMLFEYLKAGAERMTERLYVRTTSGRFFEKMGFTVLDYSQKPVIWQDCAECDKMDVCLQVPMLLELRLC, encoded by the coding sequence GTGACTATCAGTATACGCAGTGCTTCAGTTGATGATATTCCATCCATTAAAAGGATCTTATCACAGTATATACTTGAGACCGAACTTGTAGATGAGAATATTGACCAGTTCATTGTGGCAGATGATGGAAGAAAGATAGTGGGCTGTGGATATCTGGATACCAGTCAGCAAATAATTGAATTGAGGTCTCTTGCAGTACTGCCTGGATGGAAGAACAAAGGTATTGGTCGCATGTTGTTCGAATATTTGAAGGCTGGGGCTGAAAGAATGACCGAGCGGTTATATGTCAGGACTACATCAGGACGTTTTTTCGAGAAAATGGGATTTACGGTTTTGGATTATTCACAAAAACCAGTGATCTGGCAGGACTGCGCTGAGTGTGATAAAATGGATGTGTGCCTTCAGGTTCCCATGTTGCTGGAGTTAAGATTATGCTGA
- a CDS encoding SPFH/Band 7/PHB domain protein, whose translation MVEIGLGLGLIITIALILIFITGVTIIQPYEQALWIVLGRYKRRLNPGFNWVYPLISEVIRLDLRTQVLDVPRQEVITKDNSPTNVDAIVYIRVIDPEKAYFEVVNYHIATVSLAQTTLRSVVGDMELDEILYNRDFINTKLRDILDEATDAWGVKVEAVEIREVDPVEAVKSAMEEQTSAERKRRAAILTADGNKRAAILEAEGAKQARILNSEGVRQSKILEAEGERVSRILMAQGEAQGLRVLSLGAAPLDKKAISVLSMNMMKEMAAGQATKIIFPMEISQMLNQVGQYLGASTGVPEVGDAIDVESIVGKADDVLGRIPNPDELRKEIEKIEKALEKETAETLKAGESFKEKTFSDEKEGTHVFKKQIDESSSEE comes from the coding sequence ATGGTAGAAATAGGTCTGGGTCTGGGATTGATAATTACTATAGCATTGATTCTGATATTTATAACTGGTGTTACGATCATCCAGCCTTATGAACAGGCCCTGTGGATCGTACTGGGTCGGTATAAAAGACGACTGAATCCAGGGTTCAACTGGGTATACCCGCTGATCAGTGAAGTGATACGCCTGGACCTCAGGACACAGGTGCTGGATGTACCCAGGCAGGAAGTAATAACCAAAGATAACAGCCCAACTAATGTGGACGCAATTGTTTATATCAGGGTGATTGATCCTGAAAAAGCATATTTTGAAGTTGTTAATTACCATATTGCCACTGTAAGTCTGGCCCAGACCACCCTGAGATCTGTAGTGGGTGATATGGAACTGGATGAGATTCTGTATAACCGGGATTTCATCAACACCAAGCTCAGGGACATCCTGGATGAGGCTACTGATGCCTGGGGTGTTAAAGTTGAAGCTGTAGAGATCAGGGAAGTAGACCCGGTCGAAGCAGTAAAATCGGCCATGGAAGAACAGACATCTGCTGAAAGAAAGAGAAGGGCTGCCATCCTCACAGCGGATGGAAACAAAAGGGCAGCTATCCTGGAAGCCGAAGGTGCAAAACAGGCACGGATATTGAATTCGGAAGGTGTAAGGCAGTCCAAGATCCTGGAAGCCGAAGGTGAACGGGTCTCCAGAATATTAATGGCGCAGGGAGAAGCACAGGGTCTGAGGGTTCTCAGCCTGGGTGCTGCACCGCTGGATAAAAAAGCAATTTCAGTGCTCAGCATGAACATGATGAAGGAAATGGCAGCCGGTCAGGCCACAAAGATCATTTTCCCAATGGAAATATCACAGATGCTTAACCAGGTTGGACAGTATCTTGGTGCCTCCACAGGTGTGCCAGAAGTGGGTGATGCAATTGACGTGGAAAGTATTGTGGGCAAAGCCGATGATGTGCTTGGCAGGATACCTAATCCTGATGAGTTGAGAAAGGAAATTGAGAAGATCGAGAAGGCACTGGAAAAGGAAACTGCAGAAACCTTAAAAGCTGGAGAATCTTTTAAAGAAAAGACTTTTTCAGATGAAAAGGAAGGCACACATGTTTTCAAAAAACAGATAGATGAATCTTCTTCTGAAGAATAA
- a CDS encoding NfeD family protein, with translation MVAVEIGLVMLIFGIGLLVAESMHPGFFIAVPGTLLLVLGSILIILPDMSEQWLAIIMVATAFVAGVGTILLYRKIAPVQKPSSTSMDSLVGRTGIVVTDIEPGSINGKVRIISQIWSATSNTAIPKGRKIEVVQSEGVHVKVIELNE, from the coding sequence ATGGTTGCAGTAGAAATCGGCTTGGTAATGTTAATATTCGGGATTGGTTTGTTAGTTGCAGAATCAATGCATCCGGGTTTCTTTATTGCAGTACCAGGCACCTTATTATTGGTGTTGGGATCAATATTGATCATTCTTCCCGATATGAGTGAACAGTGGCTTGCTATCATAATGGTGGCAACAGCATTTGTAGCAGGCGTAGGCACCATATTGTTGTACCGCAAGATAGCTCCTGTACAAAAACCCAGCTCCACAAGTATGGACTCATTAGTTGGCCGGACCGGAATAGTGGTCACGGATATTGAACCCGGTTCCATTAATGGAAAAGTCAGGATCATCAGCCAGATATGGAGTGCTACATCCAATACCGCAATACCCAAAGGCAGGAAAATCGAAGTCGTTCAATCAGAAGGAGTCCATGTAAAGGTTATTGAATTGAATGAATAA
- a CDS encoding RNA-binding protein, producing the protein MKLKSRHQLRKSQYKEMINKIRSISEETGDALSKKRLELATVDEYELLLVDGQPMFLITDGVPFFTVRGALELKPKQKLVTVDAGAIPFVVKGADVMKPGIVSVDPDIKKGDNVIVVEENHGKPLAIGRALVDADQLMGDGGKVIKTLHMVGDKLWDIQL; encoded by the coding sequence TTGAAACTGAAATCCAGGCACCAACTCAGGAAAAGCCAGTATAAAGAAATGATCAATAAGATCAGGTCGATATCTGAAGAAACTGGTGATGCGCTTTCCAAAAAACGGCTTGAACTGGCCACTGTTGATGAATATGAATTGCTGCTGGTTGATGGACAGCCTATGTTTTTAATAACAGATGGGGTTCCATTCTTTACTGTAAGAGGAGCATTGGAATTAAAACCTAAACAAAAATTGGTTACTGTAGATGCAGGTGCAATACCTTTTGTAGTAAAGGGAGCTGATGTTATGAAACCGGGGATCGTATCTGTTGATCCTGATATCAAAAAAGGCGATAATGTTATTGTTGTGGAAGAAAACCACGGTAAACCTTTAGCCATCGGCCGCGCATTAGTAGACGCAGATCAATTAATGGGGGATGGTGGAAAGGTCATCAAGACATTACACATGGTGGGAGATAAATTATGGGACATTCAATTGTGA
- a CDS encoding small nuclear ribonucleoprotein (Enables 3` processing of polyadenylated mRNAs and tRNA precursors) — translation MGNRPLDVLNNALGKPVIIKLKGDRSFRGTLEGYDIHMNLVLNDAEELSNGESVKKPGTVVVRGDNVVYISP, via the coding sequence ATGGGAAATAGACCGTTGGACGTTCTAAACAATGCCTTGGGCAAACCTGTGATCATAAAATTAAAAGGAGACCGCAGTTTCAGGGGAACCTTAGAAGGTTATGATATCCACATGAATCTGGTATTAAATGATGCTGAAGAACTTTCAAACGGTGAAAGTGTAAAGAAACCCGGGACTGTTGTAGTTAGGGGAGACAACGTAGTCTATATATCACCTTAA
- a CDS encoding 50S ribosomal protein L37e: MSKGTPSQGKRQKRTHLKCRRCGSVSLNIHSKMCTSCGFGKSPRLRSYKWQRKSGLNGA, encoded by the coding sequence ATGTCAAAAGGAACTCCATCACAAGGAAAAAGACAGAAACGTACACATTTAAAATGCAGGCGGTGCGGCAGTGTTTCATTAAACATTCACAGTAAGATGTGCACTTCATGTGGATTTGGAAAAAGCCCACGCCTGAGAAGTTATAAATGGCAGAGAAAATCAGGTCTGAACGGCGCATAA
- the purF gene encoding amidophosphoribosyltransferase, with protein sequence MHEACGVVGLVLHNQESEQAALPIYYALYALQHRGQESTGITVHDGKKAHTLKGMGLVSDVFKKYNLSDLKGFIGIGHVRYSTTGGSTPENIQPLIVNYRDGKLAIGHNGNLVNSAELRAEFEADGQVFLTSSDTEVIAHLLVKELLKHDIIGAVKVLMKRLVGSYSLTILIDDTLVVVRDPLGFKPLCFGEFGGGYVVGSESVAIDTLGGKLIRDVHPGEVIIFKDGTYKSYQLSKTKNTAHCVFEYIYFARPDSFMDGQLVYQTRIRIGEKLLEEHPVEADVISPVPDSGITFAIGYSKKSNVDYIEGLMKNRYIGRTFIMPGQELRETAVRLKLNTIQQNLENKKVILMDDSIVRGTTSRRIVDMVRKAGAREVHMRIGSPAIISPCYLGIDMASREELVSAYKTVAGVEALINADSLGYVSVEGLVEAVGIPEDDLCLGCFTGVYPIEIPGEKCKRHQMTLNQFDH encoded by the coding sequence TTGCACGAAGCGTGCGGAGTAGTTGGCCTGGTTTTACATAACCAGGAATCAGAACAGGCTGCCCTTCCAATATACTACGCATTATACGCTCTCCAGCACCGTGGACAGGAGTCAACAGGTATCACCGTTCATGATGGCAAGAAGGCCCATACCTTAAAAGGTATGGGGCTTGTGTCAGATGTTTTTAAGAAATATAACCTCTCAGACCTGAAAGGTTTTATTGGTATAGGGCATGTCAGGTATTCCACTACTGGCGGCTCGACGCCGGAGAATATTCAGCCTTTGATTGTGAATTATCGGGATGGAAAACTTGCTATTGGCCACAATGGCAACCTGGTGAACAGCGCTGAGCTGCGAGCCGAGTTCGAAGCGGATGGTCAGGTATTCCTTACCTCTTCAGATACAGAGGTCATTGCACATTTATTAGTAAAGGAACTTTTAAAACATGATATTATAGGTGCTGTAAAAGTATTGATGAAAAGATTGGTGGGTTCATACAGTCTTACCATCCTTATAGATGACACTTTAGTAGTCGTCCGTGATCCCCTGGGCTTTAAACCGTTGTGCTTTGGTGAATTCGGGGGAGGATACGTGGTTGGGAGTGAAAGTGTTGCCATCGACACCCTGGGAGGCAAACTTATTCGGGATGTGCACCCTGGTGAGGTAATCATCTTCAAGGACGGCACGTATAAAAGTTACCAGTTGTCAAAGACCAAGAACACTGCACACTGTGTATTCGAATATATTTATTTTGCCAGGCCAGATTCCTTTATGGATGGACAGCTTGTATACCAGACCAGAATACGCATTGGTGAGAAATTACTGGAAGAACATCCTGTGGAAGCCGATGTAATATCACCAGTCCCTGACAGTGGAATTACTTTTGCAATCGGTTATAGTAAAAAATCAAATGTCGATTACATAGAAGGTTTAATGAAAAACAGGTATATCGGACGAACCTTTATCATGCCAGGACAGGAACTGCGTGAAACAGCTGTCAGGTTGAAACTCAATACAATTCAGCAGAACCTGGAAAACAAAAAGGTCATCCTGATGGATGACAGTATTGTCAGGGGTACTACGTCCCGCAGGATCGTGGACATGGTGCGAAAGGCTGGCGCCCGGGAAGTGCATATGCGTATCGGCAGCCCTGCAATAATATCACCTTGCTATTTAGGCATAGATATGGCCTCCAGGGAAGAACTGGTGTCAGCATATAAGACAGTGGCAGGTGTGGAAGCCCTCATCAATGCCGACAGTCTGGGGTATGTCAGTGTTGAAGGACTTGTTGAAGCAGTGGGGATACCCGAGGACGACCTGTGTTTGGGTTGTTTTACAGGTGTATACCCTATAGAGATCCCTGGTGAGAAATGCAAGAGGCACCAGATGACCCTGAATCAATTTGATCATTAA